The following are encoded together in the Thalassolituus oleivorans MIL-1 genome:
- the folP gene encoding dihydropteroate synthase — protein sequence MRLQCGQRQLDLSEPRIMGILNVTPDSFSDGGLFVRPEQALRHVEQMIADGAAIIDVGGESTRPGAEPVATAEELQRVIPVIEAIAREFDVAISVDTSSAAVMRESAAAGAHIINDVRSLRREGALAAAVASRLPVCLMHMVGEPTNMQNNPHYDDVVSDVADFLQQRADECEQAGMSKDRILIDPGFGFAKTYEHNYQLLNQLEKITALGYPLLTGLSRKRMIAAAIGGHSSPEDRDVGSAAAALLCVLKGARIIRVHNVKATADAVSVLQATLGEGNE from the coding sequence TTGCGTTTACAGTGTGGTCAGCGGCAGCTGGATTTATCAGAGCCTAGAATTATGGGGATATTAAATGTCACCCCAGATTCGTTTTCTGATGGTGGTTTGTTTGTTCGCCCTGAGCAAGCGTTACGACATGTTGAGCAAATGATCGCTGATGGTGCGGCGATTATCGATGTCGGTGGCGAATCCACTCGTCCGGGAGCCGAGCCGGTTGCGACGGCGGAGGAATTGCAGCGCGTAATCCCTGTGATTGAAGCGATTGCTCGTGAATTTGATGTTGCCATATCTGTTGATACCAGTAGCGCCGCCGTGATGCGTGAAAGCGCAGCAGCGGGCGCGCATATCATTAATGATGTGCGTTCTTTGCGTCGTGAGGGGGCCTTAGCAGCGGCTGTCGCTAGTCGTTTACCTGTGTGTTTAATGCATATGGTGGGCGAGCCAACGAATATGCAAAATAATCCCCATTACGATGACGTAGTGAGTGATGTTGCTGATTTTTTGCAGCAACGCGCTGATGAATGTGAGCAGGCTGGGATGAGTAAGGATCGTATTTTAATAGATCCCGGTTTTGGCTTTGCTAAGACCTATGAGCATAATTACCAGCTGCTTAATCAATTAGAAAAGATTACAGCGCTTGGTTATCCCCTGCTTACTGGATTGTCGCGCAAGCGCATGATTGCTGCAGCTATTGGTGGACATTCTAGTCCGGAAGATCGGGATGTTGGTAGTGCAGCAGCAGCGTTGTTGTGTGTATTAAAAGGTGCGCGGATTATTCGTGTGCACAACGTAAAAGCGACAGCCGATGCTGTCAGTGTATTGCAAGCCACTCTAGGAGAGGGCAATGAGTAG
- the ftsH gene encoding ATP-dependent zinc metalloprotease FtsH, giving the protein MAKNFILWVVIAAVLMMVFQSFNPTTRGTELSYSDFMKAVQNGQVQSVTISGQSITGKQKSTDQRFETVLPAFDDKLMDTLLANNVDVVGEKPEKQGFLSQLLLASLPILIIIAVFMIFMRQMQGGGSGRGGPMAFGKSKAKLLSEDQIKTTFDDVAGCDEAKEDVKELVEFLRDPGKYQRLGGRIPRGVLMAGQPGTGKTLLAKAIAGEARVPFFSISGSDFVEMFVGVGASRVRDMFEQAKKQAPCIIFIDEIDAVGRSRGVGMGGGNDEREQTLNQLLVEMDGFEVNDGIIVIAATNRPDVLDPALLRPGRFDRQVVVGLPDIRGREQILKVHMRKVPIGDDVNASVLARGTPGFSGADLANLVNEASLFAARANRNTVGMEEFEQAKDKILMGAERKTMVMSEKEKTNTAYHEAGHAIVGRIVPEHDPVYKVSIIPRGRALGVTMFLPEEDRHSISKRGIESNICSLYGGRIAEEMTLGKDGVTTGASNDIERATKYARNYVTKWGLSDKLGAQLYSEDEQNSYLGSAGGGQMSHLSDETARVIDAEVRHLLDTCYQRSVKILEENREKLEMMKDALMEYETIDADQIDDIMEGRKPRPPKSWTDTGSGPSAPAEASRDMAKDDDDSVGDPASEQS; this is encoded by the coding sequence ATGGCAAAGAATTTCATATTGTGGGTAGTTATAGCTGCCGTCTTGATGATGGTATTTCAAAGCTTTAACCCAACGACTCGCGGAACCGAGCTGTCGTATTCTGATTTCATGAAAGCCGTCCAAAATGGTCAGGTTCAATCTGTCACCATTTCTGGTCAGTCCATCACAGGTAAACAAAAATCAACGGATCAGCGTTTTGAGACCGTTTTACCAGCCTTTGATGACAAATTGATGGATACCTTGTTGGCAAATAATGTCGATGTGGTAGGCGAAAAGCCTGAGAAACAAGGTTTCTTGTCGCAACTATTATTAGCGTCCTTGCCGATTCTGATCATCATCGCCGTGTTCATGATCTTCATGCGTCAAATGCAAGGTGGTGGTTCTGGGCGTGGCGGCCCAATGGCATTTGGTAAGAGCAAGGCTAAGTTGCTGAGCGAAGATCAAATCAAAACGACATTTGATGATGTAGCTGGCTGTGATGAAGCCAAAGAAGATGTAAAAGAGTTGGTCGAATTTTTACGTGATCCGGGCAAGTACCAGCGTTTGGGTGGTCGAATTCCCCGTGGCGTATTAATGGCGGGACAACCGGGTACCGGTAAAACACTGTTGGCGAAAGCGATTGCTGGTGAAGCACGTGTTCCTTTCTTCTCCATCTCTGGTTCAGATTTCGTAGAGATGTTCGTTGGTGTCGGTGCATCTCGTGTGCGCGACATGTTTGAGCAAGCGAAGAAGCAAGCACCTTGCATTATCTTTATCGACGAAATTGATGCCGTAGGCCGTTCTCGTGGTGTGGGCATGGGTGGTGGTAACGACGAGCGCGAACAAACTCTGAACCAATTATTGGTTGAGATGGATGGCTTTGAAGTGAACGACGGCATTATTGTTATCGCCGCGACTAACCGTCCAGATGTTCTTGATCCTGCGCTATTACGTCCAGGACGTTTCGACCGTCAGGTCGTTGTGGGTTTACCCGATATTCGTGGTCGTGAGCAAATCCTCAAAGTACACATGCGCAAAGTACCGATTGGTGATGATGTTAATGCGTCTGTGTTGGCTCGCGGTACGCCGGGTTTCTCTGGTGCTGACCTTGCCAACTTAGTTAACGAAGCCTCTTTGTTTGCTGCGCGTGCGAATCGCAATACCGTTGGTATGGAAGAATTTGAACAAGCGAAAGATAAGATCCTCATGGGTGCCGAGCGCAAAACCATGGTCATGTCAGAAAAAGAGAAAACCAACACGGCGTACCACGAAGCAGGTCATGCCATTGTTGGTCGTATCGTGCCTGAGCATGATCCGGTTTATAAAGTGTCGATTATTCCTCGTGGCCGCGCCCTTGGTGTAACTATGTTCTTACCAGAAGAAGATCGTCACTCAATCAGCAAGCGCGGTATCGAAAGCAATATTTGTTCTCTGTACGGTGGTCGTATCGCCGAAGAGATGACGTTAGGTAAAGACGGTGTTACTACCGGCGCTTCTAACGATATTGAACGCGCAACCAAATACGCTCGTAACTACGTCACTAAGTGGGGCCTGTCCGATAAATTAGGTGCTCAGCTGTATAGCGAAGACGAGCAAAATAGTTATTTGGGTAGTGCTGGTGGCGGTCAGATGTCTCATCTATCTGACGAAACTGCGCGAGTGATTGATGCAGAAGTCAGACACCTACTTGATACTTGCTATCAGCGCTCGGTTAAGATTCTTGAAGAAAATCGCGAGAAGCTTGAAATGATGAAAGATGCACTGATGGAATATGAAACCATTGATGCCGATCAGATCGACGACATTATGGAAGGTCGCAAACCGCGCCCACCTAAGTCGTGGACAGATACGGGCTCAGGTCCATCTGCTCCTGCGGAAGCGAGCCGTGATATGGCCAAAGATGATGACGACTCGGTCGGTGATCCGGCGAGTGAGCAAAGCTAA
- the rlmE gene encoding 23S rRNA (uridine(2552)-2'-O)-methyltransferase RlmE, translating to MARSKTSADWLKEHIDDIYVQKAQQDGYRTRASYKLIELDERDQLLRSGMTVIDLGSAPGGWSQVVAQRLGDKGLVIASDILPMDAIADVTFIQGDFTTDEVFDELLTAINDRPVDLVISDMAPNMSGMASIDQPGAMYLVELALDMARQVLKPNGTFVAKVFQGEGFDEYLTDVRSSFTKVLIRKPKASRPRSREVYIVGKGFRP from the coding sequence ATGGCGCGATCAAAAACGAGTGCAGACTGGCTAAAAGAGCATATAGACGACATTTATGTGCAAAAAGCTCAGCAAGATGGTTACCGCACGCGTGCCAGTTATAAGTTAATAGAATTAGACGAACGCGATCAGTTGTTGCGTTCTGGGATGACCGTAATTGACCTAGGGTCGGCTCCTGGCGGTTGGTCGCAGGTAGTTGCACAACGCCTTGGTGATAAAGGGTTGGTGATCGCATCCGATATCCTACCGATGGATGCTATCGCTGATGTAACCTTTATTCAGGGCGATTTCACCACGGATGAGGTTTTTGATGAGTTATTAACGGCGATTAATGACCGTCCAGTGGACCTTGTAATTTCCGATATGGCACCCAATATGAGTGGTATGGCCTCCATTGACCAACCAGGCGCTATGTATTTAGTAGAGCTTGCGCTTGATATGGCGCGTCAGGTTTTGAAACCCAATGGCACTTTTGTTGCCAAAGTGTTTCAAGGTGAGGGTTTTGATGAATACCTTACGGATGTTCGCTCTTCTTTTACAAAAGTGTTGATTCGTAAACCAAAAGCATCGCGCCCACGTTCGCGTGAGGTGTACATTGTGGGTAAAGGTTTCCGTCCTTAG
- a CDS encoding YhbY family RNA-binding protein, with the protein MAISNEQRKAYRAIGHQLNPIVTIASNGLTEGVIEELNRALDDHELIKIKVSVGDRELKKEVIAEVLKISKAELVQQIGNTALLIRRNPKAKPNLSNLKRL; encoded by the coding sequence ATGGCTATAAGCAACGAACAACGTAAAGCATACCGGGCCATTGGCCACCAGTTAAACCCGATTGTGACCATCGCCAGTAATGGTCTGACGGAAGGTGTCATCGAGGAACTTAATCGTGCTCTAGACGACCACGAACTGATTAAAATCAAAGTTTCTGTCGGTGACCGTGAATTAAAGAAAGAAGTTATTGCCGAAGTACTGAAAATCTCGAAAGCAGAATTGGTACAACAAATTGGTAATACGGCACTATTAATACGCCGTAATCCAAAGGCAAAGCCGAATCTTTCGAATCTAAAACGCTTATAA
- a CDS encoding beta-ketoacyl-ACP synthase III translates to MSQIVISGSGLFIPPHTVTNDELVDAYNSYVHRFNDEHAGQIEMGKVEALPTSSSEFIEKASGIKSRYAMHKEGMLDPTVMHPRFKPSYEGDEPECVTMGIAAAKEAMAQAGKTAADIDMLIVATTNHQRAYPSIAVEIQEKLGIKGFAYDMGIACSSATFGLISAYASVKAGLAKCAIVVNPEFTTPQVNLKSRDSHFIFGDVATAVIIEPEETCTSDSAFRILNTKQFTQFSDNIRCDGNYTDHCFDNLPEDRAFFSQQGKRVFKELLPLVTNFISEQLAENHLEASQLKRMWLHQANLTMNMFAAKKLLGRMPEPEETPIVLDEFANTASSGSVIAFHRNKADIQKGEKGLICSFGAGYSIGSLLVEKV, encoded by the coding sequence ATGTCTCAGATTGTTATTTCCGGCTCAGGCCTATTCATTCCGCCTCACACTGTCACCAACGATGAATTAGTTGATGCATACAATAGTTATGTACATCGTTTTAATGATGAGCACGCTGGACAAATCGAGATGGGCAAAGTAGAAGCCTTGCCAACATCAAGTAGCGAATTTATTGAAAAAGCGTCTGGTATCAAATCACGCTATGCCATGCATAAAGAAGGCATGCTAGATCCAACCGTGATGCATCCACGCTTTAAACCAAGCTACGAAGGCGATGAGCCAGAATGTGTGACCATGGGTATTGCAGCAGCGAAAGAAGCGATGGCACAAGCGGGTAAAACTGCAGCCGACATCGATATGCTGATTGTGGCGACAACCAATCACCAGCGCGCTTATCCTTCAATTGCCGTTGAAATTCAAGAAAAGCTGGGGATTAAAGGCTTTGCTTACGACATGGGCATTGCATGCTCCTCAGCAACCTTTGGTTTAATCTCGGCTTACGCTTCTGTAAAAGCAGGGTTAGCAAAGTGCGCCATCGTAGTGAACCCCGAATTCACCACACCGCAAGTCAATCTAAAGTCGCGCGATAGCCACTTTATTTTCGGCGATGTTGCTACAGCTGTGATTATTGAGCCGGAAGAAACCTGCACTTCTGATAGCGCTTTCCGTATTTTGAATACTAAGCAATTTACTCAGTTTTCAGACAATATTCGTTGCGACGGTAACTACACTGACCATTGCTTCGATAATTTGCCTGAAGATCGTGCGTTTTTCAGCCAGCAAGGCAAACGTGTATTTAAAGAATTATTACCTCTAGTCACTAACTTTATTTCTGAGCAATTAGCTGAGAATCACTTAGAAGCTAGTCAACTCAAACGCATGTGGTTGCATCAAGCCAACCTAACAATGAACATGTTTGCAGCTAAGAAACTATTGGGACGCATGCCCGAGCCAGAAGAAACACCAATCGTACTAGACGAATTTGCTAATACAGCCTCGTCAGGTTCTGTGATTGCTTTCCATCGCAATAAAGCCGATATCCAAAAAGGCGAGAAAGGTTTGATCTGCTCATTCGGTGCTGGTTATTCCATCGGTAGTTTACTGGTAGAGAAAGTTTGA
- a CDS encoding acyl-CoA thioesterase, which translates to MTELVTPGMANFSGNMHGGELLKLLDKVAYTCAMRFSGQYAVTLSVDNVLFKQPIHIGEMITCLATINYTGRTSMEIGIKVIAEDIRRKTVKHTHTCYFTMVAMDENNQPTPVPELELKDETQIRRYNKAVKRRQARQRLQEMMKAIERDDDPDLNDLPTVRCP; encoded by the coding sequence ATGACCGAACTGGTCACACCTGGTATGGCCAACTTTTCTGGCAATATGCATGGTGGCGAATTACTTAAGCTCCTCGATAAAGTTGCCTATACCTGCGCAATGCGTTTCAGCGGTCAATACGCTGTAACTCTGTCGGTCGATAACGTTCTATTCAAACAACCAATTCACATCGGTGAGATGATCACCTGCCTTGCGACCATCAACTATACCGGTCGTACTTCGATGGAAATTGGTATTAAAGTGATTGCAGAAGACATTCGCCGGAAAACAGTAAAGCATACGCATACCTGCTATTTCACTATGGTGGCGATGGACGAGAACAACCAGCCAACGCCGGTGCCCGAATTAGAACTTAAAGACGAAACTCAAATTCGCCGTTACAACAAAGCGGTGAAACGTCGCCAAGCACGTCAGCGTTTACAAGAAATGATGAAAGCCATTGAGCGCGACGATGATCCAGACTTAAATGATCTACCGACGGTACGCTGCCCTTAA
- a CDS encoding PaaX family transcriptional regulator C-terminal domain-containing protein has translation MSVRAQPHSAKKLILNLVKAADQPISAPTLVRMGALFELEANNIRVTLNRLVAQGLLILSDQGGYIFGQEAQVFADQQKRWHALEQSLKQWDGSWLAIYVANLGRRDRKQLRKRERATTLWGFREFEQGLLIRPDNLKIDIAILKQNLVELGLEPQACLFRASELQCEQLPSDLALWPLQQLNDKYLELTAEMQLWLTDYASKSLQDAARESFLIGDKVLHEIAYDPRLPGEMINSASRQNMVETMIQFNAVGRAIWSELIATVGND, from the coding sequence ATGTCTGTTCGAGCACAGCCTCATTCCGCTAAAAAACTCATTCTCAATCTTGTTAAAGCAGCTGATCAGCCTATTTCAGCGCCTACTCTTGTGCGCATGGGTGCCTTGTTCGAGTTAGAAGCGAATAATATTCGAGTGACCCTAAATCGCTTGGTGGCTCAGGGCTTACTTATTTTGAGTGACCAAGGTGGCTATATCTTTGGTCAAGAGGCGCAGGTTTTTGCGGATCAGCAGAAGCGATGGCATGCGTTAGAGCAAAGCCTCAAACAATGGGATGGTAGTTGGTTAGCAATTTATGTGGCCAATCTTGGGCGGCGTGACCGCAAGCAACTACGCAAGCGTGAGCGCGCAACTACGCTTTGGGGCTTTCGCGAATTCGAGCAGGGATTATTGATTCGACCAGATAATCTTAAGATTGATATCGCGATATTGAAGCAGAATCTCGTTGAGCTAGGGCTGGAACCCCAAGCTTGTTTATTTCGTGCATCAGAACTTCAGTGTGAGCAGCTGCCGAGTGATTTGGCGCTTTGGCCGTTACAGCAGCTGAATGATAAGTATCTAGAACTCACCGCAGAAATGCAGTTGTGGCTTACCGATTATGCGTCGAAAAGTCTGCAGGATGCAGCGCGAGAGTCATTTTTAATCGGTGATAAAGTATTGCATGAAATTGCTTATGACCCCCGACTACCGGGGGAGATGATCAATAGTGCTAGTCGCCAAAATATGGTCGAAACCATGATTCAATTTAACGCCGTTGGCCGAGCTATTTGGTCGGAACTTATCGCGACAGTTGGTAACGACTAG
- a CDS encoding fatty acid desaturase family protein, with protein sequence MTNTHDDFETGLERKSARDTLTQLLGPEVIASLHRRSDAWGWFGIAGCWATIALALFMSELAIDAFTWWSLPLLIVSITLIGGRILGLAILSHEGSHRSLFETQKFNDSVCNWLCAAPIFLDIAKYRRHHALHHVHTGTELDVDLPLCDGFPTSPASMMRKFLRDISGITGIKSLIGLGMMNAGILKWNVAGTVEKLPSNGQSRADYLWTFVKESRRTLIFHSIFFLTMYFSNLTELFFIWWAGYLFAYPLCIRVRSIAEHAMTERSGNMLKNTRTTKAGIIGRALFAPFNVNFHIEHHALVSVPYWQLPKLHRLLREKQAIPTPPTYWQVIRLAASNK encoded by the coding sequence ATGACCAATACACACGACGATTTTGAAACAGGCTTAGAACGCAAGTCTGCACGCGACACCCTAACCCAACTGCTCGGACCAGAGGTGATTGCATCCCTACATCGACGTTCTGATGCTTGGGGCTGGTTTGGCATAGCAGGCTGCTGGGCCACTATCGCCTTGGCACTCTTTATGTCCGAGTTAGCTATTGATGCATTCACTTGGTGGAGCCTGCCGTTACTGATTGTCTCCATAACCTTGATTGGCGGACGAATACTCGGGCTCGCCATTCTCAGCCATGAAGGCTCACATCGCAGTTTATTCGAAACGCAGAAGTTCAATGACTCCGTTTGTAATTGGCTATGCGCTGCTCCTATATTTCTGGATATCGCAAAATACCGCCGTCATCACGCGCTGCACCATGTACACACAGGTACAGAACTGGATGTAGACCTTCCCCTCTGTGATGGCTTTCCAACCAGTCCTGCATCCATGATGCGTAAATTTTTGCGCGATATATCAGGAATCACAGGTATCAAATCACTCATTGGCCTAGGCATGATGAATGCAGGCATCCTCAAATGGAATGTCGCAGGTACCGTGGAAAAATTGCCTAGCAATGGCCAATCAAGAGCAGATTATTTATGGACATTTGTTAAAGAGAGCCGAAGAACACTGATATTCCACAGTATATTTTTTCTCACAATGTATTTTTCAAATCTAACTGAACTGTTCTTTATATGGTGGGCTGGGTATCTATTTGCGTACCCGTTGTGCATCAGAGTTCGGTCGATCGCGGAACATGCTATGACCGAACGCAGTGGCAATATGCTAAAAAATACCCGTACGACAAAGGCAGGCATTATAGGCAGAGCTTTGTTTGCTCCCTTTAATGTGAATTTCCACATTGAGCATCATGCGCTAGTTTCTGTCCCCTACTGGCAACTGCCTAAACTGCATCGTTTATTGCGGGAAAAACAAGCGATACCTACCCCACCAACTTATTGGCAAGTTATACGCTTAGCAGCATCCAATAAATAA
- the greA gene encoding transcription elongation factor GreA, whose translation MQKYPMTVEGEATLRAELQRLKTIDRPRVIASIAEAREHGDLKENAEYHAAREQQGFIEGRIQDIEGKLSNSQVIDIKSIPHSGKVLFGTTVTIINCATDASVVYRIVGEDEADIKANRISISSPIARALIGKEEGDVVIVTIPSGTVEYEIEEVQHI comes from the coding sequence ATGCAGAAATATCCCATGACTGTTGAAGGCGAAGCAACATTGCGTGCCGAGCTACAACGTCTAAAGACGATTGATCGTCCGCGGGTTATCGCTTCAATTGCTGAAGCTCGTGAACATGGTGATTTAAAAGAAAACGCCGAATATCATGCTGCGCGTGAACAGCAGGGTTTTATCGAGGGGCGTATTCAAGATATCGAAGGCAAGCTGTCGAACTCTCAAGTAATTGATATTAAATCGATTCCTCATAGTGGTAAGGTTTTGTTTGGTACTACGGTAACTATCATTAACTGTGCGACTGATGCCTCTGTGGTGTATCGCATTGTTGGTGAAGATGAAGCAGATATTAAAGCGAATCGTATTTCTATTTCTTCACCAATTGCGCGTGCCTTGATTGGTAAAGAGGAAGGTGATGTTGTCATCGTGACCATTCCTAGTGGAACCGTTGAATACGAAATCGAAGAAGTGCAGCACATCTAA